Proteins from a single region of bacterium:
- a CDS encoding NADH-quinone oxidoreductase subunit B, translating into MDLTKELKDNVLTTTLDALWNWGRKNSLWPMPFGTACCAIEMMATLGPRYDMSRFGAEAIRFSPRQADLMIVSGRVSIKMMPVLKRIWDQMPDPKWCISMGACASSGGFFNTYTLIQGVDQFIPVDVYIPGCPPRPEGLIEALMKIQRLIEKKESVYKRDVKDEGMYGDEHVGVQDRKGDLVPEVVTGHYE; encoded by the coding sequence ATGGACCTGACCAAAGAACTCAAAGATAATGTTTTGACAACAACGCTCGACGCGCTGTGGAATTGGGGTCGGAAGAATTCACTCTGGCCGATGCCGTTCGGTACTGCTTGCTGTGCGATCGAAATGATGGCGACGCTCGGACCGCGTTACGATATGTCGCGTTTCGGCGCTGAAGCGATTCGTTTTTCGCCACGTCAGGCCGATTTGATGATCGTGTCAGGACGTGTTTCAATCAAAATGATGCCGGTTTTGAAACGTATATGGGACCAGATGCCCGATCCGAAATGGTGCATTTCGATGGGCGCCTGTGCTTCGTCGGGAGGTTTTTTTAATACCTACACTCTTATTCAAGGTGTTGATCAGTTTATTCCGGTAGACGTTTATATTCCCGGATGTCCTCCGCGTCCTGAGGGATTGATCGAAGCGTTGATGAAAATTCAACGACTGATCGAGAAAAAAGAGAGTGTGTATAAACGCGATGTTAAAGATGAGGGAATGTACGGTGATGAACATGTTGGAGTGCAAGACCGTAAAGGCGATCTCGTTCCTGAAGTTGTTACCGGTCATTATGAATAA